Within the Echinicola sp. 20G genome, the region ATCCAAAAACAGGTTTGGTGGTACCGGTTAAGGATTCTAAAGCATTGGCCATTGCTATATTAAAAGTTAAAAATAAGGAAGTACAATTTGATCCTGAAAAAATCAGGGAACTAGCTGTTTTGCAGTGCGGAAAAAGAGCTTTTATAGAATCCATGAGAAAGTTTTATAACTTATGATTAAAAAATTCATAAAAAGAAATTTAAAATATTTATTAAGTAAGAGTCCTTATTTCCTTCAAAAGGCAAAGAATTTGATTCATGAAATTGAACCTAATAAGAACATTTTTTTAGATTATCCTGTAAGTCTAAATCAGAGGTATTCATTATGCAATCCACATTTACATATTAGTTCCTTTTTAAAGAAAAACAATTACGTATATAAATCTAATCTTGAATATTTTTTGCAATTCAAGGATAATTATCTAGAAATTCCCGTTTCAGAATTGGAAAAACATGAGATTAATGATCCTACTTGGATAAATGGATTTATCCCTGGACTTGATTTAATTTCTTTATATGGATTCTTAGTAAAGTATAAACCTAACATTTACATTGAAGTTGGATCTGGAAACTCAACTAAGATTGCTAAGAGGGCCATTGAAGATTATCAATTACAAACAACAATCTTTTCTATAGACCCTTCTCCTAGAAATGAAATTAATGAAATTTGCGATCATATAATAAGGAAGCCTCTAGAAGAAGTTGATCTTAATGTTTTCAATAAATTGGAAAAAGGTGATTTTTTATTTATTGATAACTCACATAGAGTTTTGATGAATTCAGATGCTATAGCAGTTTTCTTGGATATTATTCCTAATCTTAAAAGTGGAGTAATTATCCAGATTCATGATGTATTTCTCCCATATGATTATCCTCAGAATTGGAGTGACAGATTTTATTCTGAACAATATATGTTGGCAAATATTTTGATCTATGGCTCTGACAAGTTTGATGTTATTTTACCTAATTTTTATATCAGTAAATTATCAGAACTTGCTCAGATATTAAATCCAATTTGGGACATTAATATATTAAGTGGCGTTGAAAGACACGGAGCTTCATTTTGGTTCATGAAAAAATAAAGGAGTTTTGTTTAAGGTTTCGGTAATTATTCCTGTTTATAATAGAAAAGAATTTATTGGCAGAACAATATTAAGTGTACTTCGTCTAAAGCAGGTTGGTGAGATTTTGATAATTGATGATGGGTCTACAGATGGATCACTTGAAATTTGCAAAAAAATTAAACATAGAGAAGAAA harbors:
- a CDS encoding class I SAM-dependent methyltransferase; amino-acid sequence: MIKKFIKRNLKYLLSKSPYFLQKAKNLIHEIEPNKNIFLDYPVSLNQRYSLCNPHLHISSFLKKNNYVYKSNLEYFLQFKDNYLEIPVSELEKHEINDPTWINGFIPGLDLISLYGFLVKYKPNIYIEVGSGNSTKIAKRAIEDYQLQTTIFSIDPSPRNEINEICDHIIRKPLEEVDLNVFNKLEKGDFLFIDNSHRVLMNSDAIAVFLDIIPNLKSGVIIQIHDVFLPYDYPQNWSDRFYSEQYMLANILIYGSDKFDVILPNFYISKLSELAQILNPIWDINILSGVERHGASFWFMKK